The Agreia sp. COWG nucleotide sequence CCCTCGCCCGTGCCCCCGGCCTCGCGGCCGTGGCCGATGCGGCGAAAGTGGGGTCCGAGCACCGACGAGACGAAGCCGGCCTGATCCGGCAGGGCCTCCTGCGTTCCGAGCAGCGTCGGCGACTCGCGTTCGAGCAGCTGTCGCAGCAGAAATTTGCGACGAGCCCAGACGTCGGGGCTGTTCACGTTGAGATGCCGCATGCGGCGCCGGATGTTGTAGGTCATCACATGCAGATCGGGTGCCTCGGCGGGGCCGATCAGCGGAGCATCGCTCATGTCGCTAAGCGTAGGCGATGGGCGATGCCACGAACTTCATCCAATCCGACTCGGTCGCTGCGCCGAATACGAGAACGGCTCACAAGGCCGAAACGCGATTCAGACCCCAGAACGACGGGAAAACCTCTCTTTATGAACTCGAGAATCCTCGAACACCACGGACGACGCGCTTACATCATGGGCGAGACGGACACCGACGGAGATCGCACGCGTGTCGCCACCGTCTACCTGATGAGCGACGGCTGGCACACGAAGCTCGACAGCGATCACACCCGGCACGGTTGGTCGGGCCCGTACTCCTCGGCTGAAGAGGCGCTCGAAAAATTGGTGCCGTAGCGAGCATATGTTCACTAGACGATCGTATGATGTGGCGATGCGCCGCTAGGGCGCTTCATACGAGCCTTGCCCGAGGGTAAGTAAAGGAGATCGACGTGAACACATCCATCACACGTTCAGGGGTAGCAGCCGCGCTGCTTCTCGCCGCCTCGATGGCGGTGGTTCCCGCAGCCGCAGCCACGGCCGCCCCCGCAGCCACGTCCCCTGCGAAGACGGTGAACTATGTCGCCCTGGGCGACTCGTACGCCGCAGGTCAGGGGCTGACGACGCTCACCGGTCAGCCGGCCGCCGGCTGCAATCAGACCGCGGAGGATTACCCTCACCAGGTTGCGGCGAAGCTGGGATACAGCCTCACCGATGTGACCTGCGCGGGTGCCGTCACCGAGAACATCGACAAGACGTCGCAGTCCGTGACCTCTGCGACGGGCCCGGCGCAATCGGTTCCTCAGCAGGCATCTGCACTCAACGACAGCACGAACGTCGTCACGGTCACCATCGGGGGCAACGACGCTGGCTTCTCGCCGGTGATCCAGTCGTGTGTCGCCCTGGGGGCTCAGGGCCCCGTGGTGGGCAAGAATGGCGGGCTCAAGGGCAACACGTGCCAGGAGGACTACATCAAGAAGGGTGTCGACACCCTGGTGAAGAACATCAAAGACAAGGTGGCGAGGCACCTCGAGGCGACATACAAGGCCATCAAGAGGGCGGCTCCGAACGCCAAGATCTACGTGGTCGGCTACCCGTCGTTGTTCCCCGATGCAGCCAACACCCCGGCGGCGGGCTGCTACACCGCGCTGGGCTCGTCCGGCAACGACGTTCCCTTCACGGCGACCGACATCGCCTACCTGCATTCCGTCGAGGTTCAGCTGAACCAGACGGCGGCCGAGCAGGCCGCCGCCGTCGGTCTCACCTACGTCGACAACGTGCCGGCGACGGCGGCGAACAGCATGTGCCCGCAGGGTGCGAGCGCCTTCGTCAACGGCGCTGAGCTCGACCCCAACACCGGTGCGATCGGCTCCGGTTCGCTGCACCCCAACCTCGCGGGGGCGACCTTCCTGGCCTCGCAGACGATCGACGCGATCGACGCGACACGTCGCTGACACCCCTGATCGCCGGGGCCTGACAGACATCGGGCCCCGGCGATCTTCGTTTAACCGGGCTGGCTACCGGTTCAGGTTCCAGTGGTCGGCGATGAGAACGAGCCCCTTCGAGAACACATAGGTCCAGGTGGTCACATCGTGCGCGCTGCCGGGGGCCTCGAGATAGGTGGCGGTCATTCCGGCGGCGGTGGCATCGGCGTAGAGCTTCTTCACGCCGGGCATGAACTTGTCGTCCTCCGAGCCCACCCCGAACACGGCGAACGTGTCGGGGTACGGGCCGTGCGCCTTCATGATGTTCTCTGGCCAGGCGGCCTGATACTTCTCCAGGCTGCCTCCGAACGCCGCATCGGCGCTGGCCTGGGGGTTGCCGGCCCGCGGATACTGCTCGCTCGAGGCGTTGAGGATCACCGAGAACAGGTTCGGGTAGCCCGTGCCGAACTGCATCGCGCACGTTCCCCCCTGCGACAGCCCGCCGATTCCCCAGTAGTGCGGGTCGTCGATCACGCCGAGGTTCGCCTTGATCCAGGTGGGAACGTCGACCGTGAGATACGTCGCCGAGTTGCCGAGCTTCGAGTCGACGCACATGGGGTTCGCCGAGGGGTCGCCCAGCTGGTCTGGCGACACCACGATGGGGGCGAGCCCCTGGTGGGCGGCGGCATACTCGTCGAGGCTCTTGCCGAGCTTCTCGGTCACGAGTGGGTCTTGCGGCGTGCCCGGCTGGCCCGACAGCATCACGAGCACGGGCAGCTTCGGCGGGTCGGCCGTGAGCGCCGCTGGCGGCAGATACACCACGGCGGGTCGTGCCGCGAAGCCGGATTTCGTGGCCGGGATGGTCACGCTGGTGAGCGTTCCCTTGGTGGGCATGCCGGATGGAGCGACCCACGTGTCGAGCGAGGAATCGGCCGCCGCCGGGTCGGGTAGCGGCTTCACGCTCTCGTCGACGACGGCGCTGATGCCGAGGGCGCTGCGCACGGTGGGGTACTGGCCGAAGTCGAGGTTCACGGTCATGGCAGCGGTGGCCAGAAAGAGCACCGCGGCGAGCGATGCGGCCACGACCCTCAGCCACGAGGCGCGCACCATCGAGGCCACGGCCACGCCGATGCCGGCGAAACCCAGCGCGATCCACACCCGCACCACGGTCGTGAGCTCGGCCCCGAACAGGTCGAGCCAGTCAGAGAGGATGAAGGTGAGCAGCAGGCCCACCAGGGCTCCGGCGACGGCGGAGACGAGCGCGGCTGTGCGCCAGCGGCCGCGGTGCCACAGCCGGCCGGGTCGGCGCAGCACCAGCAGAACGATTGCCGCGAGGGCGAGGCCGTAGACCACGATCACGAAGGGTCCGGAGGTGATGCTGATGTCGAGCAGGCTGTTCACGCGCTCACCCCTTGGTCAGTGACGGGGCCGGGGCGGCGGCGGGCTCGGGCTTCTTGCGCAGATCCCGCACCAGACGGCTCGTCTGCAGCACCGAGAGTTCGGGCAGGTAGCACCGCA carries:
- a CDS encoding esterase family protein, with translation MNSLLDISITSGPFVIVVYGLALAAIVLLVLRRPGRLWHRGRWRTAALVSAVAGALVGLLLTFILSDWLDLFGAELTTVVRVWIALGFAGIGVAVASMVRASWLRVVAASLAAVLFLATAAMTVNLDFGQYPTVRSALGISAVVDESVKPLPDPAAADSSLDTWVAPSGMPTKGTLTSVTIPATKSGFAARPAVVYLPPAALTADPPKLPVLVMLSGQPGTPQDPLVTEKLGKSLDEYAAAHQGLAPIVVSPDQLGDPSANPMCVDSKLGNSATYLTVDVPTWIKANLGVIDDPHYWGIGGLSQGGTCAMQFGTGYPNLFSVILNASSEQYPRAGNPQASADAAFGGSLEKYQAAWPENIMKAHGPYPDTFAVFGVGSEDDKFMPGVKKLYADATAAGMTATYLEAPGSAHDVTTWTYVFSKGLVLIADHWNLNR
- a CDS encoding SGNH/GDSL hydrolase family protein, translating into MNTSITRSGVAAALLLAASMAVVPAAAATAAPAATSPAKTVNYVALGDSYAAGQGLTTLTGQPAAGCNQTAEDYPHQVAAKLGYSLTDVTCAGAVTENIDKTSQSVTSATGPAQSVPQQASALNDSTNVVTVTIGGNDAGFSPVIQSCVALGAQGPVVGKNGGLKGNTCQEDYIKKGVDTLVKNIKDKVARHLEATYKAIKRAAPNAKIYVVGYPSLFPDAANTPAAGCYTALGSSGNDVPFTATDIAYLHSVEVQLNQTAAEQAAAVGLTYVDNVPATAANSMCPQGASAFVNGAELDPNTGAIGSGSLHPNLAGATFLASQTIDAIDATRR